A window of the Bacillus andreraoultii genome harbors these coding sequences:
- a CDS encoding acyl-CoA synthetase: MKTTSHEDFTKVLQRVRRNTLGDLLTRTRERLPNKFAIAYKETRLTYRELDDLVNQTAHGFLKDGMDQGDMIAVMSKNSLDFVIVNFALARIGAVMIPLNYMLSTQDVAYILNHASVKGFLAAKEYAPLLDKAADKLPIQFRYLMEYKSTNPLPNTLGKWKSLAAVCAEQPTELVEAELDDESLAHVLYTSGTESRPKGVMLTHKSLVSEYVSCIVNGEMSEDDVCIHALPLYHSAQLHCFLGPSIYLGSSGIILDGAKPVDILETVEKEKVTQLFCPPTVWIALLRHTDFGKRDLSTLKNCYYGAAIMPMEVLKELSRRLPQARFFNFYGQTEVAPLATVLKPEDQMRKLGSAGKPSLHVQTKIVDEHDQEVPRGVIGEIVHRTPHAMLGYLYDSEKTAEAFRNGWFHSGDLGVMDEDGYITIVDRKKDMIKTGGVNVSSREVEEAIYQLDGVSEVAVISIPDPYWIEAVTAIIVPKEGANLTKEQVLKFCHKNLSKFKVPKFIEFATELPKNPSGKLLKRTLREWYKDLGSKG; the protein is encoded by the coding sequence TTGAAGACAACGTCACATGAGGATTTTACGAAAGTTCTACAACGAGTAAGGAGGAATACGTTAGGAGATTTGCTTACAAGAACGAGGGAAAGATTGCCTAATAAATTCGCAATCGCCTACAAAGAAACGCGATTAACTTATCGTGAACTTGATGATCTTGTGAACCAAACAGCGCATGGCTTTCTTAAAGATGGAATGGATCAAGGTGATATGATTGCTGTCATGTCAAAAAACAGTTTGGATTTTGTCATTGTAAATTTTGCTTTAGCTCGAATTGGAGCGGTTATGATTCCATTGAATTATATGCTTTCGACCCAAGACGTTGCGTACATATTGAATCATGCTAGTGTGAAAGGTTTCCTTGCAGCAAAAGAGTATGCACCATTACTCGATAAAGCAGCAGATAAATTACCGATTCAATTCCGTTATTTAATGGAATACAAAAGTACGAACCCCCTCCCAAATACACTTGGGAAATGGAAATCGTTAGCTGCTGTTTGCGCGGAGCAACCAACTGAATTAGTTGAGGCTGAACTTGATGATGAATCTCTCGCACACGTTTTATATACGAGTGGAACGGAATCCCGTCCAAAGGGAGTCATGTTAACGCATAAAAGTCTTGTAAGTGAATATGTGAGTTGTATTGTTAATGGAGAAATGTCTGAGGATGATGTTTGTATTCACGCTTTACCTTTATACCATAGTGCTCAGCTCCATTGTTTTCTAGGTCCGAGCATATACTTAGGATCGAGTGGGATTATTCTTGATGGTGCGAAACCAGTGGATATTTTAGAAACCGTTGAAAAAGAAAAAGTTACACAATTATTTTGCCCACCAACGGTATGGATTGCTCTTTTACGCCATACAGATTTTGGGAAAAGAGACTTATCTACATTAAAAAATTGTTATTATGGTGCGGCGATTATGCCAATGGAAGTTTTAAAAGAGTTGTCTCGGCGCTTGCCTCAAGCACGATTCTTTAATTTTTACGGTCAAACTGAAGTTGCTCCACTTGCAACCGTTCTAAAACCGGAAGACCAAATGCGAAAATTAGGTTCGGCAGGAAAACCAAGCTTACATGTTCAAACGAAAATCGTTGATGAACATGATCAAGAGGTACCTCGTGGGGTGATTGGTGAAATTGTTCATCGTACACCACATGCGATGCTTGGCTATTTATATGATTCGGAAAAAACAGCTGAAGCATTCCGCAATGGTTGGTTCCATAGTGGAGACCTAGGTGTCATGGATGAGGATGGCTATATTACGATTGTCGACCGAAAAAAGGATATGATCAAAACCGGTGGTGTAAATGTATCGAGTCGTGAAGTAGAGGAAGCAATTTATCAATTAGATGGGGTTTCCGAAGTAGCTGTGATTAGTATACCTGATCCATATTGGATTGAGGCGGTGACGGCTATCATCGTACCAAAAGAAGGTGCAAATTTAACAAAAGAGCAAGTTCTCAAATTTTGTCATAAAAACCTATCAAAATTCAAAGTTCCTAAATTTATTGAATTTGCCACAGAATTACCAAAAAATCCTAGTGGAAAGCTATTAAAACGAACATTGAGAGAATGGTATAAAGACTTAGGATCAAAAGGTTAA
- a CDS encoding arsenic transporter, with product MNIITWLTIFTFLGTLTFILWRPRGMNEAIPATVGAIIVLLCGSVTFADLGIILDTISGAAITIMATIVMAIVLESFGFFHWVAEKLAEKANGSGIRLFWYVNLLSFLMTLFFNNDGSILITTPILVMLLNNMGLKMYQKIPYLLSGALIATASSAPIGVSNIVNLIALKIVDMDLYMHTAMMFVPATTGLLLLSWLLYLYFKKDLPRVIPTNVSGLTSPSYHPLKPLLIDYASEKERTKFMRNVLLFVLSVRLSLFIASFLNIPISVMAVLGSLILLSWRWKHLKIPPTDMLKKTPWYIIVFAFSMYVVIYSLNNIGLTNWLIQFMEPIVSGNLLFASVLMGGLISLLSNLFNNHPALMIGTLTLTHMDLDTFTLKVAYLANVIGSDIGSLLLPIGTLATLMWMHIIRKGGIKLSWWKYIQITISVIPAATLFTLVLLYFWVAFIFRSVL from the coding sequence ATGAATATCATTACTTGGTTAACAATCTTTACTTTTCTAGGTACGTTAACCTTTATACTTTGGAGACCGAGGGGGATGAATGAGGCAATACCAGCAACAGTCGGTGCAATAATTGTACTACTTTGTGGTAGTGTTACCTTCGCAGACCTTGGTATCATATTAGATACTATTAGCGGGGCAGCAATTACGATTATGGCTACAATTGTTATGGCCATTGTTCTAGAAAGTTTTGGCTTTTTTCACTGGGTTGCAGAAAAACTTGCTGAAAAAGCAAATGGTTCTGGCATTCGACTATTCTGGTATGTCAATCTCCTAAGTTTTCTCATGACACTGTTTTTTAACAATGATGGAAGCATTTTAATTACAACACCTATTCTCGTCATGCTTTTAAATAATATGGGACTTAAGATGTATCAAAAAATCCCTTATTTACTATCAGGTGCATTAATTGCAACAGCATCTAGTGCCCCAATCGGTGTTAGTAATATCGTGAACTTAATTGCATTGAAAATTGTGGATATGGATCTGTATATGCATACCGCTATGATGTTTGTACCGGCGACTACCGGTTTACTACTATTATCATGGTTACTGTACCTTTATTTTAAAAAGGATTTGCCACGAGTTATTCCGACAAATGTTTCTGGTCTGACATCGCCCTCTTATCATCCACTGAAACCACTACTTATCGACTATGCTTCAGAAAAAGAACGTACTAAGTTTATGAGAAACGTATTATTATTCGTACTCTCCGTTCGTTTAAGTCTTTTTATCGCTTCTTTTTTAAACATTCCTATTTCTGTTATGGCTGTTCTTGGCTCACTAATTCTACTCAGTTGGAGGTGGAAACATTTAAAAATTCCACCAACCGATATGTTGAAGAAAACACCGTGGTATATTATTGTTTTTGCCTTCAGTATGTATGTCGTGATTTACTCGTTAAATAATATTGGCTTAACAAATTGGCTCATACAGTTTATGGAACCAATCGTTTCTGGTAACCTTCTTTTTGCAAGTGTCTTAATGGGAGGGCTTATTTCTTTACTTTCCAATCTCTTTAATAATCATCCTGCATTAATGATAGGTACATTAACATTAACTCATATGGATTTGGATACATTTACGTTAAAGGTTGCTTATTTAGCTAATGTAATTGGAAGTGATATTGGTTCATTACTTCTTCCAATAGGTACACTTGCCACATTAATGTGGATGCACATTATACGTAAAGGCGGAATAAAACTTAGTTGGTGGAAATATATCCAAATTACAATTAGTGTTATACCCGCAGCAACACTTTTCACATTAGTTCTTTTATATTTCTGGGTAGCATTCATTTTTCGTAGTGTACTATAA